DNA from Cherax quadricarinatus isolate ZL_2023a chromosome 7, ASM3850222v1, whole genome shotgun sequence:
tgcactttaaaggaggggtttgggatattggcagtttggagggatatgttgtgtgtctatatacgtatatacttctaaaccgttgtattctgagcacctctgtaaaaacagtgattatgtgtgagtgaggtgaaagttttgaatgatgatgaaagtattttgtttttggggattttctttctttttgggtcaccctgcctcggtgggagacggccaacttgttgatttttttgtttttaacaagtctgccgtcccaaataccattcgtctccattcactcctatcgaacacgctcccgcacgcctgctggaagttcaagcccctgcTCAAAAAaaactcccttaccccttccttccaacctttttgaggacgacccctaccccgccttcctacccctacagatttaaatgctctccgtgtcattctactttgatccattctctctaattgaccaaaccacctcaacaacccctcttcagccctctaactaatacttttattaactccacaccttctcctaatttccacactccgaatttcctgcataatatttacaccacacattgtccttagacaggacatctccactacctccaaccgcTTCTTTGCTtttgcattcacaacccaagcctcacacccatataagagtgttggtactactatactttcatacattcccttctttgcctctatagataacgttttttttctccacatatacctcaacgcaccactcaccttttttttcctcatcaattctatgattaacttcatccttcataaatccatccgccgacacgtcaactcccaagtatctgaaaacattcacttcttccatactcctcctccccaatttgatatccaatttttctttatctaaataatttgataccctcatcaccataCTCTTTTCTATTTtagctttcaactttctacctttacacacactcccaaagtcatccactaaccttcgcaatttttctttagaatctcccataagcacagtatcatcagcaaaaagcaactgtgtcaattcccattttgtatttaattcccgaaaatttaatcccacccctctcccgaacaccctagcatttacttcttttacaaccccatctataaatatattaaacaaccatggtgacattacacatccctatctaagacctacttttaccaggaagtagtctccctctctcctacacactctaacctgagcctcactatcctcataaaaaactctttacagcatttagtaacttaccacctattccatatacttgcaacatctgccacattgctcctctatccagtctatcatatgccttttctaaatccataaatgcaataaaaacttccctacctttatctaaatactgttcacatatatgcttaatGTAAATACTGTTGTATTATCTTAAGCCTTCAaggatggttccttgatgctggtgacggctctgatctaaggaattggacctgtgttccaattccttgaattgagtctgaatgccttccattcaccTAGGTGCTGTAtggtccctatgggtttagcactctccATGAatgtacagtaataataattaccttAAGCATCTTGATAAGGTAATTAATAATATACATcacatacactatatatataattttattgttTATTGCAATACAATATCACATTTTTCTAGGCTTTTTACAACATATACTTTTTCACAATACAAAATGAGGCAAAGATTAGCGTATGTTGTAGTTTATGTACATAAAAAATGTaatcttatttttttaaattatttgtaAAGTTACTGTACTCTTATCAGATTATTTTCTTGAAATATACAGGTGCATATTTACACAATCAGCaattataatataattaataGGCATGTTGAGAGAATATTTTATCATACCTAAGTAATGTACAATATACTAAAATAGAAAAATGTACAGGAACGTGTAGACTTATTCTTAAAAAATGAAGGTAATACTGTATTAATTATTTTCACTTAAACTATTTGTTgcacaggattattattattttttaacactgaggcagggtggcatTATCATTATAAAAATGTGCCAAATCTATACTGGTCGTAAAGCACTACAAGGCTGAGAAATAAACAACGTTGGCATAACAGGTCAGTATCAGTCAAAATGTCAGTGTCTTTGGGCTGAGGGAAGGGCTTTTCAAAAGGAGAGGAGCCAGAGTGAAGACACCCaggcactaaaaaaaaaaaaaaaaaaaaaataaactgggcACCTCTCCTTGCGATAGTGTTGTGGCCACTAGACAATCACATAAGAACCATTTCCCAAACATGATGGTAATGAAAGGAAGCCAACCAAGACCTAGACTAGGGTTTGATCAATAACAGCTTGTTTTCTTACCCAGACCAATGAAGTGCCCATCTGTCCAAGtgatatgacccttgtaggtttagtgcttctttttgatcatCATAATGTCCAAGTGATCTGAGACAAAACTGGAAAAATAGTCTGAAAAGGGCAGATTCCTGTGAGATTGATAGGTCCTTAACTACAGAACGTGCAAAAAAGACCCAGTTTATTGCCCCAAACACCAGAATAACTTGGGACTCATAAAGACTAATGATTTTATGCTTACTAAAGAAGTGACAGTCAGTATTGAGCATGAAGGATGATGGGATGTGATGAATCAGCTCCAAAGATCTTGTAAAGTCTAAAGTACAGTAATAGAGGCACAGTAGGATTTAGACAAAAAGTCAGGAGACAGGTGTTGCCCACAGTAGACTCAGGTAGTGATATTCAATTGTGTTTGTGACTTCAGTTGGATCCACTAATTCTGCACCAGCAATGTGAAAGATGAGCTGACTGAGGCGAGTACTTGTCTCCCTATTTTTGCACCTTTTTTCCACACTTCATTAAAAGAAGTGGTGGCATTTAAAGTTGAAACATATACATATGTAGCTGTTCATATGACACATCAGGCATGTGCTCCTACTTGTTTAATTATCTAAATAGCAGGCAGTATTGTATATCAGACAAGTTACATTTTGCATGTTTGATTTGGAAGGCTCTAGCGCAGTCTGTTAACCACCAAGGTATGCATTTATAAAAATACTTATCAGCATGTGCTAACTCCATTCAGGTTTAGCACATGCATATTTTCAatgtaatcataataatcatgAATGGAGGAGGCATCCATGGTAAGAGAAGGAAGAGATATGTACTATGTGAAAAAGAAATCAATTTAATATTCTGAGTGACACCGGGAGCAGCGATGAGAGGTTTGGGAATGGAAAGTAAAAATGATAGAATAGTGGGTACTCCCATGAAGATCATTTACTGCCTCCCAATTCAAGTCCAGAGCTGCAGAAGTTGAGCAAATCTAGAACTTGTTACACAAAGGAATTTGAGTTTGTGTGCCAACATGAGTCAACGTCCCAATACGTATTTAGGACACAGGTGAAGAGGTAAGAATGAACAAAATGGGTCATCATGAGTCACAATGGGACCTATCTCAAATAAAATGATGGTAGTTACCATCTAAAACAAGTAATGAATCAGTTTAATATCcattatgcactccatacccatcctgtgggtatggGCTCAGGGACTGGGCTTACCCAAAGTTTGATAGCTAAACAAGGTTCAGGTATAGATGACAGTAGAAATTGCAGGGCATCTAAAGAGATGAGAAAAGTACATTGTGTAGCACTTATCAAAACAGTCATGGAATAATCAAGTGAGAGTTTGGATAAGCAATCTAGTATATGGAACATCAGTGTACACTAAAAGTACATTATCAATGTAGGAGACTTGAGGAGAACAAGGAACAGACTAGAGAAATGCAGCCCATGAATGAAAAGCCAATAACCTGGCAGAGTTGCTTCTTGTTTCTTAAAGACAAATGCATATTACAGGAGAAAACAGGGAGATCAGCACCTGAAGCTCTACCCAATTTTTCCTGTATCCTCTTAATATTTCACTGTAAAACAGACATAGGTTAAATAAACAAAAAAGTTGCGTGAAAAGCTATGTGGACAAATGATCAATGATGTCAGATTCTGATGGCAACAGATAAGAGGTCACTAAAATTTATTGGTGAGTAAGATGTAAAAGAAAATTAGTAGGTTGTGAAGAGGCAATAGAAGGGTGGAGGAATTAGCAGTATGTGGAATAAACTCTATTGCAATAGGCTTGATAATGTGATGCTTAATGATCATGTCAGGTGGAGACAAATCTTCAAAGAGACTGGAGCTTGTATCTTCAGCATTCATCATAGGAGGATGTGACAGATCTGGGCCATTCACTGAAAAGTGACAAAGAAAGAGTCACAGAAACTTGAGGAATGATACACTGTGGAAGGGAGGAAGAAGGCAAGGAAGTGAAATCTTGGAAAATGGGAGAAGACTCAGGAGAAGGGGGTGCCCACGTGACCTACCACTATCACCTGAAGAGCAAGAACAAATTGTTCAGATTGCATGGAATTGGAAACTGAGGTAGGAATTTCAGGAGATCCCTTCCAATTTATGTACAAAACATTGTACGTTACAAATTAACAACAGAATTTTGCTGTGGGCTGTGGCCACCTTGACGAAACTGAAACCCATCAAGGATGGCCACAGCAATATGGTCATAAACGAACTGTAATCAGGGAAACTATGAGAATATACTGCATATATGGTATAGTTCATGCTGTAAAATGCCCTATGTATAAATACAGTAATTGTAAGTGCTCAAAGAGAGCACATGTAGCACAAAGCTCTAGATCAGAAGGGACATGAGAAGTGAAAATGTCTTTGGGACATCACAGGGGCACATGGCATTCATTATAAATTATATACTACATAAAACTTCAGTGCACAGTGTAACAAAGGGCCTTAGGAGCTGGTAATGATTCCTGTACCCTGATAGTGACTGTATCGCCGATGCTATCCAGTTACTCTACTCTCCTTGAGTGCTGACACCTACTTCTACATAAGGCACTAAACAGATTGCACTATGCTACATACAGTATTATCTGGTACTGAACGGGTACTGATTAGTAAGTaaacaagtttatttaggtacaggtacatataaatacagttaaacaaattatcatacatagtaacgtgtgttaattacctaggatagggtgagatataagcaactattggcagaaaggtgggctggtgcaagtatgagtagtggggggttaaagagggttggaatagtttaaaaatgcagtattagaatgtggtgcagaagtttgtggttataggaaggtgggtgcaggaggaaagatgagtgattggtggaatgatgaagtaaagggtgtgataaaagagaaaaaggaagattatgagaggtttttacaaagcagaagtgttataagaagagcagagtgtatggagagtaaaagaaaggtgaagagagtggtgagagagtgcaaaaggagagcagatgatagagtgggagaggcactgtcaagaaattttgatgaaaataagaaaaaatttttgggtgagataaacaagttaagaaagcctagggaacgaatgtatttctcagttaaaaacagagtaggggagttagtagatggtgagctggaggtattggatagatggtgggaatattttgaggaacttttaaatgtcgataaagaaagggaggcggtaatttcatgcactggtcagggaggtataacatcttttaggagtgaagaagagcaggatgtgagtgtgggggaggtacgtgaggcattacgtagactgaaagggggtaaagcagctggaactgacgggatcatgacagaaatgttaaaagcgaaagggtatgtagtgttggagtggttggcatttttgtttaataaatgtatgaaagaggggaaggtacctagtgattggcagagagcttgtatagctcctttatataaagggaagggagacaaaagaggttgtaaaaattataggggaataagttaactgagtataccaggaaaagtgtatagtagggttattattgaaagaattagaggtaagacagagtaggatttCGGAAGAGTAAGGAgactttagagtgggtaggggatgtgtagatcaagtgtttacatttaagcatataagtgaacagtatttagataaaggtagggaagttttcattgcatttatggatttagaaaaggcatatgatagagtggataggggagcaatgtggcagatgttgcaagtacatgtatatggaataggtagtaagttattaaatgctgtaaagagtttttatgaggatagtgaggctcaggttagggtgtataaAAGAGAGGGaaattacttcccggtaaaggtaggtcttagacagggatgtgtaatgccacTATGGTTGTGtaatgtatatttatagatggggttgtaaaagaagtaaatgctacgggtgttggggagaggggtgggattaaattatggggaatcaaatacaaaatgggagttgacacagttactttttgctgatgatactgtgcttatgggagattctaaagaaaagttgcaaaggttagtggacgagtttgggagtgtgtgtataggtagaaagttgagagtgaagatagataagagtaaggtgatgaaggtatcacatgatttaaatgaagaaaaattggatatcacattggggagagggagtatggaagaagtgaatgttttcagatacttgggagttgatgtgtcaacggatggatttatgaaggctgaggttaaccatagaattgatgaaggaaaaaaagtgagtggtacgttgaggtatatgtggagacaagaaaacgttatttatggaggcaaagaagggaatgtatgagagtatagtggtaccaaatctcttatatgggtgtgaagcttgggttgtaaatgctgcagcgaggaggcggttggaggcagtggatatgtcccgtctaagggcaatgtgtggtgtaaatatgcagaaaattcggagtgtggaaattaggaggtgtggagttaaaagtattagtcagagggctgatgaggggttgctgaggtggtttggtcatttagagagaatggatcaaagtagaatgacatggagagtgtataaatctgtaggggaaggaaggcggggtagggggtcgtcctcgaCCCCCTACcccgcgaggggcttggacttccagcaagcgtgcgtgagcgtgttagataggagtgaatggagacgaatggtttttgggacctgacaagctgttagagtgtgagcagggtaatatttagtgaagggattcagggaacccggttatttttatatagccggacttgagtactggaaatgggaaatacaatgcctgcactttaaaggaggggtttgggatattggcaatgtggagggatatgttatatatctttatatatgcctctaaactgttgtatctgggtgcctctgcaaaaaatcactgattatgtatgattgtggtgaaagtgttgaatgatgatgaaagtattttctttttgggaattttctttctttctgggtcaccctgcctcggtgggagacggccgatttgttgaaaaaaaaagtcagacgaagTGACCATGATTTATTTTAGTTGCCTATTCAGAGCTGGATCCAAATTGCATACTGTAAACATAGTGAAATGTTTAAAGAATAGCTTTTATTGGGAAAACATTTTGATATTAAGATGTTTAGTCACATACAGTATACATATTTCAGGCATCTATAGCACTAAGCTATATGTAAACTCAAGCTAGAAATGGTAAATATTTTGTGCCTAAACATATATAGATTAGAAGGTAAACAAAATTAGATAATTTGAAGTACTGTTTTAGCACTCATTGTTTTTCTTGTTCAGCAAATATTTTATCTTGAAACTGACATGGAGGTTGTATATAAGCAACTATTTCTGAGTGGTCTGCAGTACTAACATCATCACATTTACTAATTTTGTCATTTATAGTTTTAGATGACTCACTTCTTTCGATAATCACATCTTTTTCTGTTTTCACACAACTTTTATTTTCTTCAGCGGTATCTACAGCTCTGGCAAGTTTGTCTTCAATTTTGTTTTCTTGTTTTGCATTTTCCTCTTTTATTGATGTTTCCGTCACTTCATCTTCTTCGACTATTTTGCATTCCTCTGTATTTTTATATGTTTTATGGTCTTCAGCATTTGTTTTACTCACATTAGGTTCAGGGAATTGTTTTGAATTTACATGCACCTCTTGTTCTTTGGCTGCTCTATCTTTCGCTTCATCTTTGCTCTTTTTTATATCTGCATCTGATATTTTTTTGTTTTctacatttattttattttcaccACCACTGGAATTGATAACCTTAGTAATTTGTGTTTCCTGAAGCTTATTGTTTTCTACTGATTTTTCACTCTCTTTTATTTTAATCTTTGGTGCCGGTGCTTTAACCTTGTGCTCACTATTAGGTTTATGTTCCATTCTCTGAGCTTTATTGTTCCTATGCTTATTTTCATTGACGAAGTTGTCCTTTATACTTAAATTATGTTTTTGTCCTGGACTCCCAGCAAGCATGATAACAGTTTCAGCTGggctgcctctaccaccactacctgagaCAGTGCAAGATGCTGTAGGAGACGATGTTATTGGAGAAGGTGCTCGCCGAGTCTCCCTCCGAAGTGTCGAGGGTGATCTGCTGAAGGATGTATTCTGGTCTTCTATTGCATGGGATAAAAACCGACTGACTCGCTCCTGATAATCCATTGAATTGTAGGGTGGGCGGTCATCTAACCCTGTTGACCATTGTGTTCCAAGACCACCTCCCAAAGTTTTGCTTCCAAGCAGTTCTGGGTGAGCCTGAAGCAAAAAAGAACAGGATTACAGACAAAATAACTGTAGTTTAATTTTTAAAGAAGTCAGAAAAATGCAGGGATTGTTGAAAGTGTTTGAAAGCAACATTCGTCTTGTGCATGTGATACTATTATAATATACTAGAATCATCAACAGCCGGAAGCAGTAGTATGTATTTACTTATCCTTCAAAGGGAGGGGTgcacctctgacaagacagtgatagattgaatgatggtgaaagtaattCTTCTTTTTCGAGTAACCCGACCTCGGTGGGATTGAGTTTGCGCAATAGGTTGATAATAGCAAATTTAAAGGAAATATCGCATGAACTAAATTTAATAACCGAAATGCTGAGGTATGCTATACACTCAAACCCTGAAATTATATTAAATCTAAGTTATTATTACAGTCCCCTAACTTAACTGGTAATCCAACTCTGTATACCCCTATAATGTAGCTAAAGGAAACATTATATGAGCAAGGCTTACCTGAAGTAGCTGGTAGATAGCAGCGAGAGGTACCTGctggcctgggtgaggcagggATGCTACGCTGTGACAGTCATCAGCCATGGCTTCCCTTCTGGCGGCGCTGAACTCTGGGGCATGAACTCCTCTCCAGCCAACCTTGGTGGACCAAAGTGACAGCACTAGTTCCAAGGTGAACCCCACCAGCTGGTTGGCGCTC
Protein-coding regions in this window:
- the LOC128690637 gene encoding enolase-phosphatase E1-like isoform X2, whose product is MSTMCCGISGLIAHRLWYKNFTIKTFLVSSVVSLVITVLAVILTIYAIVNRQQHYFHLLEQAENNPWFQPYDLDREHRLTLSVSANQLVGFTLELVLSLWSTKVGWRGVHAPEFSAARREAMADDCHSVASLPHPGQQVPLAAIYQLLQAHPELLGSKTLGGGLGTQWSTGLDDRPPYNSMDYQERVSRFLSHAIEDQNTSFSRSPSTLRRETRRAPSPITSSPTASCTVSGSGGRGSPAETVIMLAGSPGQKHNLSIKDNFVNENKHRNNKAQRMEHKPNSEHKVKAPAPKIKIKESEKSVENNKLQETQITKVINSSGGENKINVENKKISDADIKKSKDEAKDRAAKEQEVHVNSKQFPEPNVSKTNAEDHKTYKNTEECKIVEEDEVTETSIKEENAKQENKIEDKLARAVDTAEENKSCVKTEKDVIIERSESSKTINDKISKCDDVSTADHSEIVAYIQPPCQFQDKIFAEQEKQ
- the LOC128690637 gene encoding uncharacterized protein isoform X1, whose protein sequence is MQHNQVFVIQVSSGTKLPLALPAPPDTLLPSEVKYSASLVRGLGFAHIILGAVLFLLGVLGSWVEPETCWSGAGVWSGMSTMCCGISGLIAHRLWYKNFTIKTFLVSSVVSLVITVLAVILTIYAIVNRQQHYFHLLEQAENNPWFQPYDLDREHRLTLSVSANQLVGFTLELVLSLWSTKVGWRGVHAPEFSAARREAMADDCHSVASLPHPGQQVPLAAIYQLLQAHPELLGSKTLGGGLGTQWSTGLDDRPPYNSMDYQERVSRFLSHAIEDQNTSFSRSPSTLRRETRRAPSPITSSPTASCTVSGSGGRGSPAETVIMLAGSPGQKHNLSIKDNFVNENKHRNNKAQRMEHKPNSEHKVKAPAPKIKIKESEKSVENNKLQETQITKVINSSGGENKINVENKKISDADIKKSKDEAKDRAAKEQEVHVNSKQFPEPNVSKTNAEDHKTYKNTEECKIVEEDEVTETSIKEENAKQENKIEDKLARAVDTAEENKSCVKTEKDVIIERSESSKTINDKISKCDDVSTADHSEIVAYIQPPCQFQDKIFAEQEKQ